A stretch of Salvelinus alpinus chromosome 4, SLU_Salpinus.1, whole genome shotgun sequence DNA encodes these proteins:
- the LOC139573505 gene encoding toll-like receptor 13 gives MSLVCVQLGLFAFWIFGSWGWLSNKCILYEKVNYWMYIHANCPSMIGFTASCWDIYDLKVNLSVVPSNYQTLCLEIRSGYVMQSGALSRFYALERLHLEGFLPTILHGTFKGLSSVKTLSLNCKGMIQCNNASLLSNTFRDLTNLEELSIEDCMLSVMALDVFGGIPLLKKLTVNRCCAQELSDLLCRIVNMSQSITSLTFKSEEIVTLRPPNCSDTKGAVLELPHFYRLQEVRFSFPNAHHLEKGAFKCFENITDLSVPIVDEPQTQLLQSGIKRLQAFDFYNRCISFESVCETVFKLSITEINVRNDKFWNNTTSAVRNCQGIKKIHFNYYEHDHDAINLSLIHYLKNLVDLGVFLTHSREVEISMLCDTQKGPVLWLKKLCLFSFHITNITSEQFGCLKNLEQLILSGNQITAVADFTFKELAKLRFLDLRNNKISQITENSFFGLHDLETLILELNPLEMIEAFAFIHLTLLKHVCLGDFHPLPSELESSVNVNLTNIFGVFPQGLMHINISSMWYTLNIIIGSNSTPHLGISLQLSATTVFFQDCWRPFFQSVVSLTAITERLLCGSHFAARYFTSLQYFGFNSVLSAEFVDMTDLNTLVEMRYLTLMGVELYRQPGLATMFHNLTKLETLNLVTCRILSLEEEMSRDLHSLRQMSVHIPEEFSVMESFTEPLTNLRYLLLYNFRLDCSCDNTWLLAWAERQPHVQVIFYHPGEADVTCKNENGIQNFARYSAANCSLDVGFVLFLCTSLGLLLFMLVVLLHQLAQEYLLAFCHIIRCWLEEAVRRPNPRGRYCYDAFVSYSGRDERWVVEQLLPGLEQRGPPFLRLCLHSRDFQLGMDIVDNITDSLYGSRYTVCVVSRNYLRSNWCSLELRLATLRLLVEQRDILILVFLEDIPPHQLSAHHRLARLVKTRTYMDWPQDQAMQPAFWDRLWTKLVPPEPHPGQ, from the exons ATGAGCCTGGTCTGTGTTCAGTTGGGACTATTTGCATTTTGGATCTTTGGTTCCTGGGGTTGGCTGAGTAACAAATGTATCCTCTATGAGAAAGTGAATTACTGGATGTACATTCACGCTAACTGCCCAAGCATGATCGGCTTCACTGCCAGTTGCTGGGATATATATGACCTCAAAGTCAACCTCTCTGTTGTTCCATCAAACTACCAGACCCTCTGTCTCGAGATCAGGAGTGGATACGTAATGCAATCTGGCGCTCTCTCTCGATTCTATGCTCTTGAGAGACTTCACCTAGAGGGCTTTCTACCCACGATTCTCCATGGCACCTTCAAGGGACTGTCCAGTGTAAAGACACTCTCTCTGAATTGTAAGGGGATGATACAGTGTAACAATGCATCGCTTCTATCCAACACTTTCAGGGACCTGACTAATCTGGAGGAACTTTCCATTGAGGATTGCATGCTTTCTGTGATGGCACTGGACGTATTTGGAGGGATCCCCCTTTTGAAGAAACTCACAGTCAACAGATGTTGTGCACAGGAGCTATCTGATTTGCTATGCAGGATAGTTAATATGTCACAGTCAATAACAAGCCTGACATTTAAGTCAGAGGAGATAGTTACTTTGAGACCCCCAAACTGCTCTGACACCAAAGGAGCTGTTCTTGAGCTACCTCATTTCTATCGTCTTCAAGAGGTGAGATTTTCATTCCCTAATGCTCATCACTTAGAAAAAGGTGCATTCAAATGCTTTGAAAACATCACAGATCTCTCTGTGCCTATAGTTGATGAGCCACAGACACAGCTTCTGCAGTCTGGCATCAAAAGACTACAGGCATTTGATTTTTACAACAGATGCATTTCCTTTGAGTCAGTTTGTGAAACAGTATTCAAACTCTCAATCACAGAAATTAATGTAAGAAATGATAAATTCTGGAACAACACCACATCTGCTGTGAGAAACTGCCAGGGGATAAAGAAGATTCATTTTAATTATTATGAACATGATCATGATGCAATTAACTTGAGTTTGATCCATTATTTGAAGAATCTCGTTGATTTGGGTGTTTTCCTTACGCACTCGAGGGAAGTTGAAATCAGTATGCTTTGTGACACTCAAAAGGGTCCCGTTCTGTGGCTGAAAAAACTGTGCCTGTTTAGCTTTCACATCACAAACATCACCTCAGAGCAGTTTGGTTGCTTGAAGAATCTGGAACAGCTGATTTTGTCAGGAAATCAGATTACCGCTGTTGCAGACTTTACATTTAAGGAACTAGCTAAATTGAGGTTCTTAGACCTACGGAATAACAAGATCTCTCAGATAACAGAGAACAGTTTCTTTGGCCTGCATGACTTGGAAACCCTAATTCTGGAACTAAACCCACTTGAAATGATTGAAGCATTTGCCTTCATCCACCTCACTTTGCTGAAGCACGTATGTTTAGGGGACTTTCACCCTTTGCCTAGTGAGTTGGAGAGTAGCGTGAATGTGAATCTGACAAACATATTTGGTGTCTTCCCTCAAGGGTTAATGCACATTAACATTTCTTCCATGTGGTACACCCTCAACATCATCATCGGCAGCAACAGCACCCCACATCTAGGGATTTCCCTTCAGCTCAGTGCCACAACTGTATTCTTCCAGGACTGCTGGAGACCGTTTTTCCAGTCCGTCGTCAGCCTCACAGCCATAACAGAACGCCTCCTGTGTGGGTCTCATTTTGCCGCAAGATACTTCACCTCCCTACAGTACTTTGGCTTCAATTCTGTGCTGTCAGCTGAATTTGTGGACATGACTGACCTGAACACACTTGTGGAGATGAG GTATCTGACACTAATGGGAGTGGAACTCTACCGGCAGCCAGGGCTGGCCACTATGTTCCACAACCTCACCAAGCTGGAGACCCTGAACCTGGTCACGTGCAGGATCCTCAGTCTGGAGGAGGAGATGAGCAGAGACCTGCATTCTCTCAG GCAGATGTCAGTCCACATCCCAGAGGAGTTCAGTGTGATGGAGAGCTTTACAGAGCCGCTGACCAACCTGAGGTACCTGCTACTCTACAATTTTCGCCTGGACTGCAGCTGTGACAACACCTGGCTGCTCGCCTGGGCCGAAAGACAGCCACATGTCCAGGTCATATTTTATCACCCTGGGGAAGCAGACGTGACATGTAAAAACGAGAATGGAATCCAAAACTTTGCCAG GTACTCAGCAGCCAACTGTTCCCTGGACGTGGGCTTTGTCCTGTTCCTCTGCACCTCGCTGGGCCTGCTCCTCTTCATGCTGGTGGTGCTGCTCCATCAGCTGGCTCAGGAATACCTGCTGGCCTTCTGCCACATCATCCGCTGCTGGCTGGAGGAGGCTGTACGGAGGCCCAACCCCAGGGGGCGCTACTGCTATGATGCCTTTGTGTCGTACAGTGGGAGAGACGAGCGCTGGGTGGTGGAGCAGCTGCTTCCGGGCCTGGAGCAGAGGGGACCTCCCTTCCTGCGTCTATGTCTGCACAGCAGGGACTTCCAGTTGGGGATGGACATTGTGGACAACATCACAGACAGCCTCTACG GCAGCCGCTACACCGTGTGTGTGGTGAGTCGTAACTACCTGCGCAGTAACTGGTGCTCCCTGGAGCTGCGGCTGGCCACCCTCCGTCTGCTGGTGGAGCAAAGGGACATCCTTATCTTGGTCTTCCTGGAGGACATCCCCCCTCACCAGCTGTCTGCCCACCACCGCCTGGCCAGGCTGGTCAAGACCAG GACGTACATGGACTGGCCCCAGGACCAGGCCATGCAGCCTGCCTTCTGGGACCGTCTGTGGACCAAACTGGTCCCTCCTGAACCACACCCTGGCCAGTGA